In Campylobacter porcelli, the sequence AGAATTGAGCAGATAGCATGGATGCTTTTCTTAAAAGTATATGATGCAAAAGAAGAAGATTGGGAATTTGATGATGAAAAATATGAATCTATAATTCCCAAAAACTTGCGTTGGAGAAATTGGGCTCATACAGAAAATCAAAATGATGGACTTACCGGCGACCAACTATTAAATTTTGTAAACAATGACCTTTTTCCAACATTAAAAAAACTTGAAATAAATCCAAGCACACCAATTCGCCAAAGTATCGTTCGTACAACATTTGAAGATGCGAACAATTATATGAAAGATGGCGTTTTAATGCGTCAGATAATTAACATTATTGATGAACTTGATTTTGGAAACTACGAAGAAACACATGCTTTTGGCGAAATCTATGAAACAATCTTAAAAGAACTTCAAAGTGCAGGAAGTGCTGGTGAGTTTTATACTCCACGCGCTGTAACAGAGTTTATGGCAAAAATGATTAAGCCCCAAATTGGCGAAACAATGGCAGACTTTGCTTGTGGAACAGGAGGCTTCCTTTCAAGCTGGATAAAAGAACTTGAAGCGATCAAAGACGCAAAAGGATCAATCAGTAATGAAGATTCTGAAAAACTTTACAATTCAATTTACGCAATCGAAAAAAAACAATTCCCTTATATGCTTTGCGTAACAAATATGTTACTTCACGGAATTGACAATCCAAAAGTATTTCACGATAACTCACTTACAAAAAAACTTTTAGATTACACAAAAAAAGATGCATTTGATGTAATTCTTATGAATCCACCTTATGGCGGAAGCGAAAAAGAAGACATCAAGCAAAACTTTCCAACTGATCTAAAATCAAGCGAAACAGCCGACCTTTTTATAGCTGTTATTTTGCATCGTCTAAAGAAAAATGGCCGTGCAGCTGTAATTATCCCTGATGGTTTTTTGTTTGGAAATGATAACGCAAAGACAAATCTTAAGAAAAAACTTCTTACAGATTTTAATCTTCATACAGTAGTCAGAATGCCACAAAGTGTCTTTTCTCCTTATACAAGCATTACTACAAATATCTTGTTTTTTAATAACGAAGAACCAACCGGTAAAACATGGTTCTACCGTGTAGATATGCCAGAGGGAATTAAACACTTTTCTAAAACTAAACCGATGAAACTTTCTGATTTTGATGATTGTGTTGCATGGTGGAATGACCGCAAAGAAATCAATGATAAAGAAGGAAATCCAAAGGCAAAATGTTATTCTTCTTGGGAGCTTATAGAAAGTGGATATAATTTTGATGTTTGTGGAT encodes:
- a CDS encoding HsdM family class I SAM-dependent methyltransferase; its protein translation is MSNLSGFVKRVRDIMRNDAGINGDAQRIEQIAWMLFLKVYDAKEEDWEFDDEKYESIIPKNLRWRNWAHTENQNDGLTGDQLLNFVNNDLFPTLKKLEINPSTPIRQSIVRTTFEDANNYMKDGVLMRQIINIIDELDFGNYEETHAFGEIYETILKELQSAGSAGEFYTPRAVTEFMAKMIKPQIGETMADFACGTGGFLSSWIKELEAIKDAKGSISNEDSEKLYNSIYAIEKKQFPYMLCVTNMLLHGIDNPKVFHDNSLTKKLLDYTKKDAFDVILMNPPYGGSEKEDIKQNFPTDLKSSETADLFIAVILHRLKKNGRAAVIIPDGFLFGNDNAKTNLKKKLLTDFNLHTVVRMPQSVFSPYTSITTNILFFNNEEPTGKTWFYRVDMPEGIKHFSKTKPMKLSDFDDCVAWWNDRKEINDKEGNPKAKCYSSWELIESGYNFDVCGYPKEEEEILSIKDTILNYKKHSEATEEKINSTLAKITEILGIEF